One region of Cryptosporidium parvum Iowa II chromosome 4, whole genome shotgun sequence genomic DNA includes:
- a CDS encoding DNA-directed RNA polymerases I, II, and III 8.3 kda polypeptide, whose product MIIPVRCFTCGKVIGNLWQPWLVLLQNNVPEGEALDKLGLRRYCCRRMILTHADLIEKLMAYNIHERKTMMN is encoded by the exons ATGATCATTCCAGTTAGATGTTTCACATGCGGAAAAGTTATTGGTAATTTGTGGCAGCCATGGCTGGTTTTACTACAGAATAATGTACCTGAAGG AGAAGCTCTTGATAAGCTAGGATTAAGAAGGTACTGTTGTAGAAGAATGATTCTTACACATGCAGACTTGATTGAAAAACTTATGGCATATAACATTCATGAGAGGAAAACTATGATGAATTAG
- a CDS encoding heat shock 105kD; heat shock 105kD alpha; heat shock 105kD beta; heat shock 105kDa protein 1, with translation MSVIGLDIGTINAVVATINRGAVTIVRNELSERTTPILVGYTDTERLIGEPALTKMKSNYRNTCRYMKPLIGMLPNNVVETEKLYSLAEITTCENGNIGFRVNYKGNQQVVSLTSVYASFLKRLKENTEKSTGQSVRDLVISIPGYYDNVARQNVLDALHIAGINCLRLMNEESAVALDYGIFRSNNFAENENVIVAFISCGAGYFFVSIVRFTKGKFDILATVYENRISGRLMDYAIMEFAARDFNQKYKTDLLKDPKARLKLEDSATKCKKILSANQEAAFVTECVDGENDISMMIERKTFEELCSNMSGYINNMVDSALKQAGIKIEDISSIEIIGGCSRIPWVQRAIGAAFNDKELCKTLNADETVARGCALQAAMLSPVIKVREFNMTERFAYEVLLFWQNSAGSSDFKSATLFSLGSDLNVLKNSTFSKTEPFEIALRYAPNSHTNNLDLGRYLVDLPPQQDSKVKLYIRLDKNGIVCLEKVEQIKEEVVMESAPTPTPASGNPEDSNSNDAQSNESKPEEQPAAPQPTMKTRIKRTNVPFKQIGELQGYLSEESKAKFKDGEARMSTEDLLIHLTREKLNELESYVFDMRSKISPGGNLNQYAEKQSIENFLGFLAQAENWIYDNYESTKEIFEKKLEELKVYGDPIEMRYQESLQLEEIQSYMNSMFEHFQKVCTNVDMEFTPESKQQVMDGLNQRYQEFSEAIRKNFEDRNKFENLIVSLDSLRQMCDEAKKYCNDNLIPIPKVTEPTNNGGEKMDDSKPCAEPGNNGDVQMEGDNNGAQGAGETSEISQESEMKDN, from the coding sequence ATGTCAGTTATAGGTCTTGACATAGGAACTATAAATGCAGTGGTTGCGACAATTAATAGAGGGGCTGTAACCATTGTGAGAAATGAACTCTCAGAAAGAACGACTCCAATATTGGTTGGTTATACTGACACTGAACGTTTAATTGGCGAGCCGGCTTTGACAAAAATGAAATCAAACTACAGAAACACTTGTAGGTATATGAAACCCTTGATTGGTATGCTCCCAAATAACGTGGTAGAGACGGAGAAACTTTATTCATTGGCGGAAATCACAACATGCGAAAACGGTAACATTGGGTTCAGAGTAAACTATAAGGGCAATCAACAAGTAGTTTCCTTGACTAGTGTTTATGCATCTTTTCTCAAGCGTCTCAAGGAAAACACTGAGAAGAGTACAGGCCAATCTGTTAGAGATTTGGTTATTAGCATTCCAGGATATTATGATAACGTTGCAAGACAAAATGTATTAGATGCTTTACATATTGCAGGGATCAATTGTTTGAGACTTATGAACGAGGAAAGTGCAGTTGCTCTTGATTATGGCATATTCAGATCTAACAATTTTgcagaaaatgaaaatgttATCGTAGCCTTCATAAGTTGTGGGGCGGGATACTTTTTTGTTTCCATTGTGAGATTTACTAAAGGCAAGTTTGACATTCTTGCAACAGTTTATGAGAACAGAATTAGTGGGCGTTTAATGGACTACGCTATTATGGAATTTGCTGCTAGAGACTTTAACCAGAAGTATAAGACTGACCTATTAAAAGACCCAAAAGCTAGGTTAAAATTAGAGGATTCTGCAACAAAATGCAAGAAGATTCTAAGTGCTAACCAGGAGGCAGCCTTCGTAACAGAATGCGTCGACGGTGAAAACGATATTAGTATGATGATTGAGAGAAAAACATTCGAAGAGCTTTGCTCTAATATGAGCGGATATATTAACAACATGGTTGATTCTGCGCTAAAGCAAGCTGGAATTAAGATTGAAGATATCTCTTCAATTGAGATAATCGGCGGTTGTAGTAGAATCCCATGGGTTCAACGCGCAATTGGGGCAGCCTTTAATGATAAGGAGCTTTGTAAGACTTTAAATGCTGATGAAACGGTTGCAAGAGGCTGTGCTCTTCAAGCTGCTATGTTATCTCCAGTTATCAAAGTACGTGAATTCAATATGACTGAAAGATTCGCTTATGAAGTTCTTTTGTTTTGGCAAAACTCTGCTGGATCCTCAGATTTCAAATCAGCAACTCTCTTTTCACTTGGAAGCGACTTGAATGTTTTAAAGAATTCCACATTTTCCAAAACTGAACCATTCGAGATTGCACTCAGATATGCACCAAATTCACATACAAATAATCTTGATCTTGGAAGATACCTTGTTGATCTCCCTCCTCAACAAGATTCGAAAGTCAAGCTTTACATTAGACTAGATAAGAATGGAATTGTCTGTCTGGAAAAAGTTGAACAGATTAAAGAGGAAGTAGTAATGGAGAGTGCTCCCACACCAACTCCGGCATCAGGAAATCCTGAAGACTCCAACTCTAATGACGCGCAATCAAATGAGTCTAAACCTGAAGAACAGCCAGCTGCCCCCCAACCTACAATGAAGACAAGGATTAAAAGGACTAATGTACCATTCAAACAGATTGGTGAATTACAAGGATATTTGAGCGAGGAGTCAAAGGCTAAGTTCAAGGATGGAGAAGCCCGTATGAGTACAGAAGACTTGCTGATTCATTTAACACGTGAAAAACTGAATGAATTAGAGTCATATGTATTTGATATGCGCTCTAAAATCTCACCTGGAGGcaatttaaatcaatatgCAGAGAAGCAATCAATTGAGAACTTCTTAGGGTTCTTGGCACAGGCAGAGAACTGGATCTATGATAACTATGAAAGCACAAAAGAGATCTTTGAAAAGAAGCTAGAGGAACTTAAAGTATATGGAGACCCGATTGAGATGAGATACCAAGAGTCTCTTCAATTAGAGGAGATTCAATCCTATATGAATTCAATGTTTGAGCATTTCCAGAAGGTATGCACAAATGTGGACATGGAATTTACTCCAGAAAGCAAACAGCAAGTAATGGATGGTTTGAATCAAAGATATCAGGAATTTAGTGAAGCTATCAGAAagaattttgaagataGAAACAAGTTTGAAAACCTGATTGTTTCTTTAGACTCTCTGAGGCAAATGTGCGATGAAGCCAAGAAATATTGCAACgataatttaattccaaTCCCGAAGGTAACTGAACCAACAAATAATGGAGGTGAAAAGATGGACGATTCTAAGCCATGTGCAGAACCAGGAAACAATGGTGATGTACAGATGGAGGGAGATAACAACGGAGCTCAGGGGGCTGGAGAAACCTCAGAAATCTCGCAAGAGTCAGAGATGAAAGATAATTAG
- a CDS encoding hypothetical protein (transcripts identified by EST) yields MSFSTNLISKEAIPEMSNVKASDLAQDPMLIYSTTGKLASQNVPDSPPTMFISANSSPGCNIVNERDDAYSNLSNFYSIFSKITEMKNKEMASNSYFPNGGSTSNNTGLGAGFSSCSPATGAQLLPPSLVNNSQSNNSNSFNSFSVDEGSLKSKVDSSNSLFPYPGSQIEWNNTMNAYYQQLALYNQMAMAMYSPILAGGYGIAGTTAGCFNPLLRQMYLGWQGNNNALTGQGSRPGSGTGIGIGIGTGTGSGSGTGTGAGAGTVTVTGSGTGSTVMPFNLFELQNGGSQAPNMVSLASLSQIPCNGGAVGANLTPTANFIGGSESRLNIPSVNFTGGVSSSSISVNSSPIHSSQTIPSILSPISKSQSSNSRKSLNNFDGGFEISNTLGDWVSKIGLRQESRKAEKPRKSIKSNIGGRRKIDKSSAICIVCGTTQTSQWRFLNLGELYSSNKDEHSISLKQESNHAFNTQSDQISSTPETSPSSNIPPTTYVEKQICCNACYMKYDRNRPRYRNGKKVPPPLPPYLYSQNQCITASKPKVADNHSKYKQEASYTQSE; encoded by the coding sequence ATGTCATTCAGCACAAATCTAATATCCAAAGAGGCAATTCCCGAGATGAGTAATGTCAAAGCTTCAGATTTGGCGCAAGATCCTATGCTTATCTACTCAACAACTGGCAAGCTGGCATCTCAGAATGTTCCTGATAGTCCTCCTACTATGTTTATTAGTGCGAATTCGTCACCAGGATGCAATATAGTAAATGAAAGAGATGACGCATATTCAAACCTGAGTAacttttattcaatattttcaaaaattactGAGATGaagaataaagaaatgGCTTCAAATAGTTACTTCCCAAATGGAGGATCAACTTCTAATAATACAGGATTAGGAGCTGGATTTTCTTCATGTAGCCCAGCAACAGGTGCTCAACTGCTTCCTCCAAGCTTAGTCAATAACTCTCAGAGTAATAACTCGAATAGTTTCAATTCATTCAGTGTAGATGAAGGGAGTTTAAAATCGAAAGTAGATTCGTCAAATAGCTTATTTCCTTATCCTGGATCTCAGATAGAGTGGAATAACACTATGAATGCTTATTATCAACAGTTAGCATTATACAATCAAATGGCCATGGCTATGTATTCTCCAATTTTAGCTGGTGGATACGGAATAGCAGGTACAACAGCAGGATGTTTTAATCCATTACTTAGACAAATGTATCTTGGTTGGCAaggtaataataatgcaTTAACTGGACAGGGATCTAGGCCGGGATCTGGAACTGGAATTGGAATTGGAATTGGAACTGGAACTGGATCTGGATCTGGGACTGGGACTGGGGCTGGGGCTGGAACTGTAACTGTAACTGGATCTGGAACTGGATCCACAGTTATGCCTTTTAACCTATTTGAGTTACAAAATGGAGGATCTCAGGCTCCAAATATGGTATCATTGGCATCGCTATCTCAAATTCCGTGTAATGGGGGGGCTGTAGGTGCTAATTTGACTCCTACAGCCAATTTTATTGGAGGCTCAGAAAGCCGATTAAATATACCATCTGTCAATTTTACGGGTGGAGTGAGCAGCAGTAGTATTTCAGTGAATAGCTCCCCAATTCACTCTTCCCAGACAATTCCCTCAATTCTTTCGCCTATTAGTAAATCAcaatcttcaaattctagAAAGTCActcaataattttgatgGAGGATTCGAGATCTCCAACACACTAGGGGATTGGGTATCTAAAATAGGTCTCAGACAAGAAAGTAGAAAGGCTGAAAAGCCTAGAAAATCcattaaatcaaatattggaggaagaagaaaaattgaCAAGAGCTCTGCTATTTGTATTGTTTGCGGAACTACTCAAACTTCACAGTGGAGATTTCTTAATTTGGGAGAACTATATTCAAGCAATAAAGATGAACATTCGATATCTCTAAAACAAGAATCTAACCATGCGTTCAACACTCAGTCAGATCAGATCTCGTCTACACCTGAAACAAGTCCATCAAGTAATATTCCACCCACTACATATGttgaaaaacaaatttgCTGTAATGCATGCTATATGAAGTATGATAGAAACCGCCCAAGATATAGAAATGGTAAGAAGGTTCCTCCGCCTCTACCTCCGTACTTATATTCTCAGAATCAATGTATAACTGCCTCCAAGCCCAAAGTGGCTGATAATCACTCTAAATATAAACAAGAGGCATCATATACGCAGTCTGAATGA
- a CDS encoding articulin family protein, adjacent paralogous gene, whose amino-acid sequence MSNSERSGQTSGREHHARFAEDEVQEQRYVVPSLQIPEESSTSGVAEGGIPLVKLVETVVPDVEVKEVVRTVPRIVPEYREKVVEVPVIKTVEKIIEDPVVRYNVKYVPKEEIVEKVVTKPVVEYKTVEKIVEKVTYVEEPEKPFINAPESLPIFPPNPIEIDENTVVSITRVAVGDAVPSLIELPVPYMVPKPFVVPVHVPVLEFRDHFVPIPVRKRVVPKFKMTEEVYEVECVREVPYFVYEDIIKPVPVDVEFGKREREMDVHLMNPAELSQADFHAMWMRVNADLLEERRVLVGEMEIDRMITPYREAMDGIDSNQEPSLERMQSFERQMNLQRQLWDPLPMSPGNPLMMTYLQNQWILTPTIQTQEMYTQEFFMLQQQAVYNLVTGAPQQVNLAPHQISLCGCEAAAGVVDIDSLPSGAQNLIRGLESKEVVNVDTLGPMDQTPIVTYPVQQCIPMAVLGAAPLSMPKDIIPIKPEAIEASHHDGFSITSMCCNASENPKEEVNSESLEQ is encoded by the coding sequence ATGAGTAATAGTGAGCGTTCAGGTCAGACCTCGGGACGTGAGCACCATGCTCGCTTTGCTGAAGATGAAGTTCAGGAGCAGCGATATGTGGTTCCATCGCTCCAAATCCCGGAAGAAAGCTCGACAAGTGGCGTAGCTGAGGGAGGAATACCTTTAGTTAAGTTGGTAGAAACTGTAGTACCAGATGTTGAAGTTAAGGAAGTAGTGAGAACAGTTCCACGTATAGTTCCTGAATATAGAGAGAAAGTTGTGGAGGTTCCAGTAATTAAGACAGTGGAAAAAATTATCGAGGATCCCGTTGTGAGGTATAACGTTAAATACGTTCCAAAAGAGGAGATTGTTGAGAAGGTTGTAACCAAACCTGTTGTCGAGTATAAAACAGTTGAGAAGATTGTAGAAAAGGTGACATATGTAGAGGAACCAGAAAAACCTTTTATTAACGCCCCTGAATCACTCCCAATTTTCCCACCAAACCCTATTGAGATCGATGAAAACACTGTTGTTAGCATCACAAGAGTTGCAGTAGGAGACGCTGTTCCATCTTTGATTGAGCTTCCCGTGCCATACATGGTCCCAAAGCCCTTTGTTGTTCCAGTCCATGTTCCAGTTTTGGAATTCCGTGATCATTTTGTTCCAATTCCAGTAAGAAAGCGAGTAGTTCCAAAGTTTAAGATGACTGAGGAAGTATACGAGGTGGAATGTGTAAGAGAAGTTCCCTATTTTGTGTATGAAGATATTATCAAACCAGTACCTGTTGATGTTGAATTTGGAaagagagagagagagaTGGATGTTCACTTGATGAATCCCGCAGAATTATCACAGGCTGACTTCCATGCAATGTGGATGAGGGTTAATGCAGatttattagaagaaaGAAGAGTTTTAGTTGGCGAGATGGAAATTGATAGGATGATTACACCATACCGTGAGGCAATGGATGGTATTGACTCCAACCAGGAACCAAGCCTAGAACGTATGCAGAGCTTCGAGAGACAAATGAACTTGCAAAGACAATTGTGGGATCCTTTACCAATGTCTCCAGGAAATCCATTAATGATGACATATTTACAAAACCAATGGATTCTTACACCTACTATTCAAACTCAAGAAATGTATACTCAAGAATTCTTTATGTTACAACAACAGGCTGTATATAATTTGGTAACCGGTGCACCTCAGCAGGTTAACTTAGCACCACACCAGATCTCATTATGTGGATGTGAAGCTGCTGCTGGAGTTGTTGATATTGATTCACTTCCTTCTGGAGCTCAGAATCTAATTAGAGGACTTGAATCTAAAGAAGTCGTCAATGTTGACACATTAGGTCCAATGGATCAAACACCTATTGTCACTTATCCAGTTCAACAATGTATTCCAATGGCAGTCTTAGGCGCTGCTCCTCTAAGCATGCCGAAGGATATTATTCCAATAAAGCCTGAGGCTATTGAAGCATCGCATCACGATGGTTTCTCAATAACTTCAATGTGCTGCAATGCAAGTGAGAATCCAAAGGAAGAGGTAAATTCTGAAAGTTTGGAACAATAA